One window from the genome of Myxococcales bacterium encodes:
- a CDS encoding competence/damage-inducible protein A — protein sequence MASTASAVIIGDEILSGKFADENGPFLVAELRALGVDLRRITVLPDVVGEIADAVAAEAAKHTYVFTSGGVGPTHDDVTMAGIARAFGVDVVRDPTLEQLVRQHWGERLAAANLRLAEVPSGTTLLTNGDPGWPVMRFRNVFILPGVPSLFRRKFAALAPTLVGAPMCTERLIVRCDEGTLADDLTAVAAAFPHLQFGSYPRFDEASFHVIITIEGRDRAAVAASHAELCQRLGPHLQK from the coding sequence GTGGCGTCGACGGCGAGCGCGGTCATTATTGGTGATGAAATCCTCAGCGGAAAATTTGCCGATGAGAATGGCCCATTTCTCGTCGCCGAGCTGCGCGCGCTAGGCGTAGACCTGCGCCGCATCACCGTGCTGCCGGATGTCGTCGGTGAGATCGCCGATGCCGTCGCCGCCGAGGCGGCCAAGCACACCTATGTTTTCACCTCTGGCGGGGTTGGGCCGACGCATGACGACGTCACCATGGCCGGGATCGCGCGGGCATTTGGCGTCGACGTGGTGCGCGACCCCACGTTAGAGCAGCTCGTCCGCCAGCATTGGGGCGAGCGCCTCGCAGCCGCCAATTTGCGTCTGGCCGAGGTGCCAAGCGGCACGACGCTGCTTACCAACGGCGACCCTGGCTGGCCGGTCATGCGGTTTCGCAATGTGTTTATTTTGCCCGGCGTGCCGTCGCTATTTCGGCGAAAGTTTGCGGCGCTGGCGCCCACCCTCGTCGGCGCGCCGATGTGCACCGAGCGTCTCATCGTTCGCTGCGATGAGGGGACGCTCGCAGATGACCTCACCGCCGTAGCCGCGGCATTCCCACACCTGCAGTTTGGCAGCTACCCGCGTTTTGATGAGGCATCGTTTCACGTCATCATTACGATTGAAGGCCGCGACCGCGCGGCGGTGGCGGCGTCACATGCCGAGCTGTGTCAGCGCCTGGGCCCGCACTTACAGAAATAG
- a CDS encoding amidohydrolase family protein, which translates to MSFTLIGGRVLDPVSGMDQVTNVSVDADGRISGIGAQRAGKLVDVSGQWVLPGLVDVGTYAGEAGGDGSDGLAATAQAALTGGFATLMLSPSMSAGAPRIDHPSMVQALRSRASEVPIAIKIIAAATRTRGDGQVEIADIAGMVRAGAVAIGNVGHREQPIANAAIMRRALEHAKTIGVTAIASPLDVSLREGGVATEGAIATRMGYRPDPAASEHAALARDLEIAALAQTPLLCFGITTARAVELVRAAKARGLRITAAAPMHHLLLDETALLTAPYDTNFRLDPPLRRRDDVDALIAGVASGEIDCVATAHTPLGQLAKEPEFEDAEPGALGLQTCLAALLGLVAAGRLPLLRAIDAVTAAPARSLGLSCGTLKIGQAADLCLFDPAERWVVDGQAVGSWASNTPLWGKQLTGRVTATIVGGIAHYDRHSMLSAR; encoded by the coding sequence ATGTCGTTTACTCTCATCGGCGGCCGCGTGCTCGATCCGGTGAGCGGCATGGATCAGGTGACGAATGTGTCGGTCGACGCGGACGGGCGCATTAGCGGAATCGGCGCGCAGCGCGCTGGAAAGTTGGTCGACGTCTCGGGGCAGTGGGTGCTGCCCGGCCTCGTCGATGTCGGAACCTATGCGGGTGAAGCCGGCGGTGATGGCTCAGATGGGCTTGCCGCAACCGCACAGGCCGCGCTGACAGGCGGGTTTGCAACGTTGATGCTCAGCCCATCGATGTCGGCAGGCGCGCCGCGCATTGATCATCCGTCGATGGTGCAAGCGCTGCGGTCGAGGGCGAGTGAGGTCCCGATTGCCATTAAGATCATCGCTGCCGCGACGCGCACGCGCGGCGACGGCCAGGTCGAGATTGCCGACATTGCGGGCATGGTGCGTGCGGGCGCGGTAGCGATTGGCAACGTGGGGCATCGCGAGCAGCCGATCGCCAACGCCGCCATCATGCGACGCGCCTTGGAGCACGCGAAGACCATTGGGGTAACAGCCATCGCCTCGCCGCTCGATGTCTCCTTACGCGAGGGCGGCGTTGCGACCGAGGGCGCGATTGCGACGCGCATGGGTTATCGCCCGGATCCGGCGGCTAGCGAACACGCCGCGCTGGCGCGCGATTTGGAAATTGCCGCGTTGGCGCAGACGCCGTTGCTATGTTTTGGCATCACGACGGCGCGGGCGGTCGAGCTGGTGCGCGCCGCCAAGGCGCGTGGCCTGCGCATCACGGCGGCGGCGCCCATGCACCACTTGCTGCTTGATGAGACGGCGCTGCTAACGGCGCCGTACGACACCAATTTCCGCCTAGACCCGCCGCTGCGCCGGCGCGATGATGTCGACGCGCTTATCGCGGGCGTCGCGAGCGGCGAGATCGACTGCGTCGCAACAGCGCATACGCCGCTGGGGCAGTTGGCCAAGGAGCCCGAGTTTGAAGATGCCGAGCCAGGGGCGCTTGGGCTGCAAACCTGCTTGGCGGCGTTGCTCGGCTTGGTGGCGGCGGGGCGCTTACCGTTGCTGCGCGCCATCGATGCGGTCACCGCTGCGCCCGCGCGCAGCTTGGGGCTTTCGTGCGGCACCCTGAAAATTGGGCAAGCCGCGGACCTCTGCCTCTTTGATCCCGCGGAACGCTGGGTTGTCGATGGCCAGGCCGTGGGTTCCTGGGCGAGCAACACGCCCTTGTGGGGCAAACAATTGACCGGTCGCGTAACGGCGACCATTGTCGGTGGTATCGCTCACTACGATCGACATAGTATGTTGAGCGCGCGATGA
- a CDS encoding ATP-binding cassette domain-containing protein, with amino-acid sequence MIELIDVYKTFGTKQVLKGVSLAIPPKKITVLIGASGSGKSVIIKHLMGLFKPTSGEIRVFGKNIVPMSVDELYEVRSRFGLLFQHAALLDWLSVYGNVAFPLKERNVAPAELHERVTEVLERLQIADIANYMPSDISEGQKKRVGLARAIVMKPEIMIYDEPTTGQDPLRTRAIDDMIVSTQQQFDITSIVISHDMSSTFRIAHRIALLHQGKIAAYGTPAEVLASQDRNVQHFIHAGMVEV; translated from the coding sequence ATCATCGAACTGATCGACGTCTATAAGACCTTTGGTACCAAGCAGGTGCTCAAGGGGGTTTCGCTCGCCATCCCGCCCAAGAAGATCACCGTACTCATCGGCGCCAGCGGCTCGGGCAAGTCCGTCATCATCAAGCACCTGATGGGGTTGTTTAAGCCGACGTCCGGCGAAATCCGCGTCTTTGGCAAGAACATCGTGCCGATGAGCGTCGACGAGCTGTATGAGGTGCGCAGCCGCTTTGGCCTTTTGTTTCAACACGCCGCCCTGCTCGATTGGCTGTCCGTTTACGGCAACGTGGCGTTTCCGCTCAAGGAACGCAACGTGGCGCCAGCGGAACTGCACGAGCGCGTAACCGAGGTGCTCGAGCGCCTGCAAATCGCCGACATCGCCAACTACATGCCGTCTGACATCTCGGAAGGGCAAAAAAAGCGCGTGGGCCTGGCGCGCGCCATCGTCATGAAGCCCGAAATCATGATCTACGACGAGCCGACGACCGGGCAAGATCCGCTGCGCACCCGCGCCATCGACGACATGATCGTCTCGACGCAGCAGCAATTCGATATCACCAGCATCGTCATCAGCCACGACATGTCGTCGACCTTTCGCATCGCGCACCGCATCGCGCTGCTGCACCAAGGCAAGATCGCCGCCTACGGCACCCCGGCCGAGGTGCTCGCGTCGCAAGATCGCAATGTGCAACACTTCATCCACGCCGGCATGGTTGAAGTCTAG